A genomic region of Lachnoclostridium edouardi contains the following coding sequences:
- a CDS encoding V-type ATP synthase subunit B translates to MAIEYLGLSQINGPLVVLEGVQNAAFDEIVEMTVNGNEHRLGRVIEIYNNKAIIQVYEGTEGMALRNTHTRLTGHPMEIGVSESMLGRTFNGIGIPIDGLGDIDADKMLDVNGKPLNPVTREYPRNYIRTGLSAIDGLTTLIRGQKLPIFSGNGLPHDQLAAQIVQQASLGDDTDEKFAIVFAAMGVKYDVADFFRRTFEESGVSDHVAMFINLANDPVVERLITPKVALTLAEYLAFERGMHILVILTDMTSFAEAMREVSSSKGEIPSRKGFPGYLYSELATIYERAGIVKGSKGSVTQIPILTMPNDDITHPIPDLTGYITEGQIVLDRLLQGQSVYPPINVLPSLSRLMKDGIGKGFTREDHQDVANQLFSCYAKVGDARALASVIGEDELSPIDKKYLEFGQAFEHQFVGQDLQENRTILETLNIGWKLLGMLPRKELDRIDTKILDQYYQPADRD, encoded by the coding sequence ATGGCAATCGAATATTTAGGACTAAGCCAGATCAACGGTCCTCTGGTGGTTTTGGAAGGCGTCCAGAACGCTGCTTTTGACGAGATTGTAGAAATGACTGTAAACGGCAATGAGCATCGCCTGGGCCGTGTAATTGAAATTTATAATAATAAAGCCATTATCCAGGTTTACGAGGGGACGGAGGGCATGGCTCTGCGCAATACTCACACCCGTTTAACAGGGCATCCTATGGAAATCGGAGTGTCAGAATCCATGCTGGGCCGTACCTTTAACGGCATCGGCATTCCTATTGACGGCTTGGGAGATATAGACGCTGACAAAATGCTGGATGTAAACGGAAAGCCTTTAAATCCTGTAACCAGAGAGTATCCCAGAAACTATATCCGCACCGGCCTTTCCGCCATAGACGGGCTGACTACCTTAATCCGCGGACAAAAGCTTCCTATTTTCTCCGGAAACGGTCTTCCCCATGACCAATTAGCTGCCCAGATTGTTCAGCAGGCCTCCCTTGGAGACGATACAGACGAGAAATTTGCTATTGTGTTTGCCGCCATGGGCGTTAAATACGACGTAGCTGACTTCTTCCGCCGCACTTTTGAGGAAAGCGGAGTTTCTGACCATGTGGCAATGTTTATTAATCTGGCCAACGACCCTGTGGTGGAAAGGCTGATTACCCCCAAAGTGGCCCTCACTTTAGCTGAATATCTGGCTTTTGAGAGAGGTATGCACATTCTGGTTATTTTAACCGATATGACCTCATTTGCCGAGGCAATGAGGGAGGTTTCCTCCTCCAAAGGAGAAATTCCTTCCCGAAAAGGCTTTCCCGGCTATTTGTACAGCGAGCTGGCCACTATTTATGAGCGGGCCGGTATTGTAAAAGGCAGTAAGGGCTCTGTAACCCAGATTCCAATACTGACTATGCCAAATGATGATATTACTCATCCTATCCCTGATTTAACAGGCTACATTACAGAAGGACAGATTGTGCTGGACCGTCTTCTCCAGGGTCAATCTGTATACCCGCCGATTAACGTACTGCCTTCCCTGTCCCGTCTGATGAAGGACGGTATCGGCAAAGGTTTTACAAGAGAAGACCATCAGGACGTGGCGAATCAGCTGTTTTCCTGTTACGCCAAGGTGGGGGACGCCAGAGCCCTTGCCTCTGTAATCGGCGAGGACGAGCTTTCTCCTATTGATAAAAAATATTTGGAATTCGGGCAGGCGTTTGAGCATCAATTTGTAGGCCAGGATCTGCAGGAAAACAGAACGATTCTGGAAACCCTTAATATTGGCTGGAAGCTCCTTGGAATGCTTCCCAGAAAAGAGCTGGACCGTATTGACACAAAGATTTTAGATCAATATTATCAGCCTGCTGACAGGGACTGA